In Streptomyces sp. NBC_01551, one DNA window encodes the following:
- a CDS encoding RNA polymerase sigma factor, producing the protein MDHADRAAGRELPHAQGPHPGPDQGPAARALDPRREARPAPQPDPRRDHRLAAGFAHGDAACVDAVYRRWAPLVHALAWRALGDEREAEDVTQQVFLAAWRGRRGYRPDAAPGGLAAWLSGITRHKVADALEARTRRIRAAEAAAEAAARHLEALSHPGPGPDQALDRLLLLGELARLPSPQRRVLCLAFYGDLTQTQIADRTGLPLGTVKSHMRRALGALRQTLEPDRRPPPPPPHPHPHPHPPAPR; encoded by the coding sequence ATGGACCACGCAGACCGCGCCGCGGGGCGCGAGCTACCGCATGCCCAGGGGCCGCACCCGGGGCCGGACCAGGGGCCGGCGGCCCGGGCCCTCGACCCGCGGCGCGAGGCACGGCCCGCCCCACAGCCCGACCCGCGGCGCGATCACCGCCTCGCGGCCGGGTTCGCGCACGGTGACGCGGCCTGTGTGGACGCCGTGTACCGGCGGTGGGCGCCGCTCGTGCACGCCCTCGCCTGGCGGGCGCTCGGCGACGAGCGGGAGGCCGAGGACGTCACCCAGCAGGTGTTCCTCGCGGCCTGGCGCGGCCGGCGCGGCTACCGGCCGGACGCCGCGCCGGGCGGGCTCGCCGCGTGGCTGAGCGGGATCACCCGCCACAAGGTGGCCGACGCCCTGGAGGCCCGAACCCGGCGGATCCGCGCGGCCGAGGCCGCGGCCGAGGCGGCCGCCCGCCACCTCGAAGCCCTCTCGCACCCCGGCCCCGGCCCGGACCAGGCCCTGGACCGGCTGCTGCTCCTCGGTGAGCTGGCCCGACTGCCCTCGCCGCAGCGGCGGGTGCTGTGCCTCGCCTTCTACGGGGACCTGACCCAGACCCAGATCGCGGACCGCACCGGCCTGCCGCTGGGCACCGTCAAGAGCCACATGCGGCGGGCGCTCGGCGCGCTCCGGCAGACCCTGGAGCCGGACCGGCGCCCGCCGCCGCCGCCCCCGCACCCGCACCCGCACCCGCACCCGCCAGCGCCGCGATGA
- a CDS encoding YoaK family protein, with translation MVAERAERTRLAALMLVLTTATGMIEAVSLLALGPVFTAMQTGNVLYLAFGAAVEGNLPALAPAVSLASFAAGAVCAARLESATEARGRRWFVIGLLVEGTLILAAAGAGWGVAPHYGSPTVRHLAVAAILAVAMGFRNVTSMRVNLPGVPTTLVTRSMTAFFGVRRWDRTARSGTARRRGSCGRWRCWRCSRAGWRGPCWCGPGGR, from the coding sequence CACGGCCACGGGGATGATCGAGGCGGTCAGCCTGCTCGCCCTCGGGCCGGTGTTCACCGCGATGCAGACGGGCAACGTGCTGTACCTCGCCTTCGGGGCGGCCGTCGAGGGGAACCTGCCGGCGCTGGCGCCCGCGGTCTCGCTGGCCTCCTTCGCCGCCGGGGCGGTCTGCGCGGCCCGGCTGGAGTCCGCCACCGAGGCGCGGGGGCGGCGGTGGTTCGTCATCGGGCTGCTCGTCGAGGGCACGCTGATCCTGGCCGCGGCGGGCGCCGGCTGGGGTGTCGCGCCGCACTACGGATCCCCGACCGTCCGGCACCTGGCGGTGGCGGCGATCCTGGCGGTGGCGATGGGGTTCCGCAACGTCACCAGCATGCGGGTGAACCTTCCGGGGGTGCCGACCACGCTGGTCACCCGGTCCATGACCGCCTTCTTCGGGGTTCGGCGCTGGGACAGGACAGCGCGTTCGGGTACGGCACGACGGCGTGGGAGCTGCGGGCGCTGGCGGTGCTGGCGATGTTCACGGGCGGGCTGGCGGGGGCCCTGCTGGTGCGGACCGGGTGGCCGGTGA